In the Phaseolus vulgaris cultivar G19833 chromosome 7, P. vulgaris v2.0, whole genome shotgun sequence genome, one interval contains:
- the LOC137830402 gene encoding exocyst complex component EXO70A1-like has product MVMAVPGGDLLSEKASAMRESLERSQTITDDVVSILGSFDHRLSALETAMRPTQIRTHSIRKAHENIDRTLKTAEAILAHFDQYYQAEAKIIKGPHEDVKSYLEAIDQLRRNIRFFGNKKGFKNDDGIAIRANNLIAEAISKLEEEFKRLLSSYSKPVEPERLFGSLPNTMRPSSASPGHDDDSSSKNNSHIHSEPHKSNADTVVYTPPVLIPPRILPLLNNLTEQMVQAGHQQQLLKIYRDTRSKVLEESLQKLGVEKLNKDDVQKLQWEVLEAKIGNWIHFMRIAVKLLFAAERKVCDQIFEGFDSLSDQCFAEVTTNSISMLLSFGEAIAKSKRSPEKLFVLLDMYEILQEIHSEIEILFKGRACTKIREAVMGLTKQLAQTAEETFGDFEEAVEKDATKTAVTDGTVHPLTSYVINYVKFLFDYRSTLNQLFQGIEGESDSSQLASVTMRILQALQTNLDGKSKQYRDPALTHLFLMNNIHYIVRSVRRSEAKDLMGDDWIQRHRKIVQQHANQYKRNAWAKILQALSIQGLISSSGGGSTAGGDGGSSGASRAVVKDRFKTFNTMFEELHQKQSQWTVPDSELRESLILAVAEVLLPAYRSFVKRFGPLVENVKSSQRYIKYTAEDLERILGEFFEGKNMNDSKR; this is encoded by the exons ATGGTAATGGCTGTGCCTGGTGGTGACTTGCTGAGTGAGAAAGCTTCGGCGATGAGAGAGTCTCTGGAGAGAAGCCAGACCATCACCGACGACGTCGTTTCGATTCTGGGCTCCTTCGATCACCGCCTTTCCGCCCTGGAAACCGCCATGCGACCGACCCAG ATCAGAACACATTCTATTCGAAAAGCTCACGAGAACATTGACAGGACTTTGAAGACTGCAGAAGCCATATTGGCTCACTTTGATCAATATTATCAG GCAGAAGCAAAAATAATTAAAGGACCACATGAAGATGTGAAGAGCTATCTTGAAGCAATTGATCAGCTGAGACGAAACATTAGATTTTTTGGCAATAAAAAGGGTTTTAAGAACGATGATGGTATTGCCATCCGTGCCAATAATTTGATAGCCGAAGCTATTTCTAAGCTAGAAGAAGAGTTTAAGCGGCTATTATCATCTTACAG CAAACCTGTGGAACCTGAACGCCTCTTTGGTTCTCTTCCAAACACAATGCGACCTTCATCAGCATCACCAGGTCATGATGATGATTCCAGCAGCAAGAATAATTCTCATATCCATTCTGAGCCACATAAAAGTAATGCTGATACTGTTGTATACACACCTCCTGTTCTTATACCACCAAGAATATTGCCGTTGCTTAATAATTTAACTGAGCAAATGGTGCAAGCTGGTCACCAACAACAGTTGCTCAAAATATACAG AGATACCCGTTCTAAAGTATTGGAAGAAAGTCTACAAAAGCTTGGAGTTGAGAAACTCAACAAAGATGATGTTCAAAAGCTACAATGGGAGGTTTTGGAAGCCAAAATTGGAAACTGGATTCATTTCATGCGTATTGCT GTCAAATTGTTGTTTGCTGCCGAACGGAAAGTCTGTGATCAGATATTTGAAGGATTTGACTCGCTTAGTGATCAGTGTTTTGCTGAAGTAACTACAAACAGTATTTCCATGTTGCTTAGTTTTGGAGAAGCTATTGCTAAAAGCAAGAGATCACCTGAAAAGTTATTTGTGCTTTTGGACATGTATGAAATATTGCAAGAAATCCATTCAGag ATTGAAATACTCTTTAAAGGCAGAGCTTGCACCAAAATAAGAGAAGCTGTAATGGGTTTGACAAAACAGCTTGCACAAACGGCCGAGGAGACCTTTGGAGATTTTGAAGAAGCAGTTGAAAAAGATGCTACAAAGACTGCAGTAACTGATGGAACTGTTCATCCTTTGACAAGCTATGTGATTAACTATGTGAAGTTTTTATTTGA CTACCGGTCTACCCTAAACCAACTTTTCCAAGGAATTGAAGGTGAAAGTGATTCTTCACAGCTAGCTTCTGTGACCATGCGAATATTGCAAGCTCTTCAAACCAATTTAGATGGGAAATCTAAGCAATATAGAGACCCTGCTTTGACACACCTATTTCTCATGAACAATATTCATTATATTGTCAGATCAGTTCGAAG GTCCGAAGCGAAGGATTTGATGGGGGATGATTGGATACAACGACATAGGAAAATTGTGCAACAGCATGCCAATCAATACAAAAGAAATGCTTGGGCAAAG ATTCTTCAGGCCCTCTCTATTCAGGGCCTCATCTCATCAAGTGGTGGGGGTAGTACTGCTGGTGGTGATGGGGGCAGTAGTGGTGCTTCAAGAGCAGTTGTTAAAGACAG GTTTAAGACATTCAATACTATGTTTGAGGAACTTCATCAGAAACAATCTCAGTGGACAGTACCAGACTCAGAGTTGCGAGAATCTCTCATTCTTGCAGTTGCTGAAGTCTTGTTGCCTGCCTATAGATCGTTTGTGAAACGATTTGG GCCTCTAGTGGAGAATGTAAAGAGTAGTCAGAGGTACATCAAATACACTGCTGAAGATCTAGAGCGAATCCTAGGTGAATTTTTTGAAGGAAAAAACATGAATGATTCCAAGCGGTAA
- the LOC137829439 gene encoding probable L-type lectin-domain containing receptor kinase S.5, with product MDTFMNEFEQDGNHIGIVTTSITNPLASESLNSSGIDLKSGRDIKVKVDYDGWSKMIFVSVGYPESQLKNVLNHSINLPDILPSSIYVGFTASTGNTFPESHQVLNWVFTSVPLPFLSVEHSRVGTIKTLLVIVMVCLFPFIWIAFWRKRYLRGKRRGDIESLSKKAADIPKVFTYKQLSRATCKFSQENLLGKGAFGSVYKGIISDSRKTVAVKKISATSKQGEREFLAEICTIGRLRHKNLVKLQGWCIEGKNLLLVYEYMENGSLDHFIGKGSLNWQMRHKVLTGLASALLYLHEECGNPFVHRDVKPNNVMLDNNHDAHLGDFGLARLLKSEGSVTTNLNGTLGYLAPELSFTGRATPESDVYSFGMVVLEVTCGKRLNWIKQGNSFVDSVWNLHAENALVECVDKRLENKFDEEEAKRALIVGLACLHPDSMLRPRMRKVVNIFQNPNEPLMQLAGVRPTGVYVSVSSSSSSSNSGSNTELQLQSSTTSSHSKFNSV from the exons ATGGACACTTTCATGAATGAATTTGAACAAGATGGAAACCACATTGGGATAGTGACAACAAGCATCACAAATCCACTTGCATCTGAGAGTCTCAATAGCAGTGGCATTGACCTCAAAAGTGGAAGAGACATTAAGGTCAAAGTTGACTATGATGGATGGAGTAAAATGATTTTTGTCTCTGTGGGATACCCTGAAAGCCAATTGAAGAATGTCCTTAACCATTCAATTAATCTACCTGACATACTTCCAAGCTCCATTTATGTTGGTTTCACAGCCTCCACAGGCAACACTTTTCCTGAAAGCCACCAAGTCCTCAATTGGGTGTTCACATCAGTGCCACTTCCTTTTCTTTCTGTTGAACACAGTAGAGTTGGCACCATCAAGACCTTATTGGTAATTGTCATGGTATGTTTATTTCCTTTTATCTGGATAGCTTTTTGGAGGAAAAGATATTTGAGGGGTAAAAGGAGGGGGGATATAGAAAGCCTATCAAAGAAGGCTGCAGATATCCCCAAGGTGTTCACTTACAAGCAACTATCAAGGGCAACATGCAAATTCAGCCAGGAAAATCTTTTGGGAAAAGGTGCATTTGGCAGTGTTTATAAAGGAATCATATCAGACTCTAGAAAAACTGTAGCAGTCAAGAAGATTTCAGCAACTTCCAAGCAAG GTGAAAGAGAGTTCTTAGCTGAAATATGTACTATAGGGCGTCTTAGGCACAAAAACTTAGTGAAGCTCCAAGGCTGGTGCATTGAAGGCAAGAATCTTCTCTTGGTTTATGAATACATGGAAAATGGAAGCCTTGATCACTTCATCGGCAAAGGCAGTCTGAACTGGCAAATGAGGCACAAGGTATTGACAGGATTGGCATCAGCATTACTTTACCttcatgaagagtgtggaaaccCTTTTGTTCACAGAGATGTTAAGCCTAACAATGTCATGTTGGACAACAATCACGATGCTCATTTAGGAGATTTTGGGCTAGCAAGACTACTCAAAAGTGAAGGTTCAGTGACCACAAATCTCAATGGAACTCTAGGATATTTGGCTCCAGAACTAAGCTTTACAGGGAGAGCTACACCTGAATCAGATGTGTATAGCTTTGGCATGGTAGTTCTTGAAGTCACATGTGGGAAAAGGTTAAACTGGATtaagcaagggaacagttttGTAGACTCTGTGTGGAATCTGCATGCAGAAAATGCATTGGTTGAGTGTGTTGACAAACGACTAGAGAACAAATTTGATGAGGAAGAAGCTAAAAGGGCATTGATTGTTGGATTGGCATGTTTGCATCCTGATTCCATGTTGAGGCCAAGGATGAGAAAAGTTGTGAACATTTTTCAGAACCCAAATGAACCTTTAATGCAGTTAGCAGGAGTGAGGCCAACAGGAGTTTATGTATCAGTTTCTTCAAGTTCATCATCCTCCAACTCTGGCTCTAACACTGAGTTACAGCTTCAATCATCCACAACATCATCACATTCAAAATTCAACAGTGTATGA
- the LOC137830401 gene encoding uricase-2: protein MAQEVVEGFKFEQRHGKERVRVARVWRTPQGRHFVVEWRVGITLFSDCVNSYLRDDNSDIVATDTMKNTVYAKAKECSDILSVEDFAILLAKHFVSFYKKVTGAIVNIVEKPWERVIVDGQPHQHGFTLGSEKHTTEAILQKSGSLQLTSGIEGLSVLKTTQSGFENFIRDKYTALPDTRERILATEVTALWRYSYESLYNLPQKPLYFTDKYLEVKKVLADTFFGPPNRGVYSPSVQNTLYLMAKATLNRFPDIAYVHLKMPNLHFLPVNISSKDGPIVKFEDDVYLPTDEPHGSIEASLSRVWSKL, encoded by the exons ATGGCGCAGGAAGTTGTGGAGGGGTTCAAGTTTGAGCAGAGGCACGGGAAAGAGCGCGTCAGAGTTGCGCGCGTGTGGAGGACGCCGCAGGGTCGCCACTTCGTTGTGGAGTGGCGCGTAGGTATTACTCTCTTCTCTGATTGCGTCAACTCGTATCTCCGCGATGATAACTCTGACATCGTTGCCACTGACACCATGAAAAACACG GTGTATGCAAAAGCAAAGGAATGCTCGGATATACTTTCTGTCGAGGACTTTGCTATTCTACTTGCCAAGCACTTTGTATCATTTTACAAGAAG GTCACTGGTGCTATTGTGAATATCGTGGAAAAACCATGGGAGCGTGTCATTGTGGATGGTCAACCTCATCAACATG GTTTCACACTTGGGTCTGAGAAGCATACAACAGAGGCAATACTACAGAAGTCTGGTTCACTACAATTGACTTCTGGTATTGAAGGATTGTCAGTGTTGAAGACAACCCAG TCTGGTTTTGAGAATTTCATTAGAGACAAGTACACAGCACTTCCAGATACCCGCGAAAGGATTTTGGCAACAGAAGTAACTGCTCTGTGGAG GTATTCGTACGAATCGCTATACAACCTCCCTCAGAAGCCACTATACTTCACAGACAAGTATCTGGAAGTGAAAAAAGTTCTGGCTGACACATTTTTTGGGCCACCAAACAGGGGAGTCTATAGCCCATCTGTTCAAAACACACTCTACCTTATGGCAAAGGCCACACTGAACAG ATTTCCTGACATTGCTTATGTCCATCTAAAGATGCCAAATCTTCATTTCTTACCAGTCAACATCTCAAGCAAGGATGGTCCAATTGTGAAG TTTGAGGATGATGTTTATTTACCAACGGACGAGCCTCATGGCTCAATTGAAGCAAGCTTGAGCCGTGTTTGGTCAAAGCTGTAG
- the LOC137829438 gene encoding lectin-like protein LEC yields the protein MHNTTTMLIMLLLFFNLLIQPQLGASTVVDPNTFSFVTFTSESCTNGELLCMGSATAGNGYLSLTPEPQQSSNSSSTLSNTTRNVGRVLYPHPVPAWPAIISTTFTLRITPFSENSTGSGDGVALVFANDNRPSPNGSYLGMFDQSTPGKHNVFI from the coding sequence ATGCACAACACAACAACCATGTTGATCATGCTTTTGTTGTTCTTCAACCTGCTGATCCAGCCTCAACTTGGTGCAAGCACTGTGGTTGACCCCAACACTTTCTCCTTTGTTACTTTCACTTCTGAGAGTTGCACCAATGGTGAGCTGCTTTGCATGGGTTCAGCCACTGCCGGCAATGGGTATTTGAGTCTCACCCCAGAGCCACAACAAAGCAGCAACTCAAGCTCAACACTGTCTAACACAACCAGAAATGTTGGAAGGGTTTTGTACCCTCATCCTGTGCCTGCTTGGCCTGCAATTATCTCCACCACATTCACTCTTAGGATCACTCCTTTTTCAGAAAATTCAACCGGCTCTGGGGATGGAGTGGCACTAGTGTTTGCTAATGATAACAGGCCCTCACCAAATGGCTCTTATCTTGGCATGTTTGATCAGTCTACACCAGGTAAACACAATGTATTCATTTAA